The sequence GGATGTCGACGCCGCCGCCGGTGAACTCCCCCTGCAGGTCGGGAGTGAAGGTCTTGGTCACGCTCAGGTTCTCGAGGGTGCCCGTCGGAAACAGGTCCACCTGGACCGCCCGGCGGCGCGGATCGGCGCTGGGAACACGCACGCCGTTCAAGGTGGTGCCGGTGTAGCGGTCGCTCAGCCCTCGCACCGTCGCGTACTTCCCTTCGGTGATGCTCGCCCCGACCACCAGCTTCAGCGCTCCCGCGACATCCGAAGCTCCTGCCTTGCTGATGAGGTCGGCCGAGATCGCATCCTGGAAGGCCACCGCCTCGGCGCGGATATCGAGCAGCCCGCCTTCCTCTCCCAGCGCCAGATCGCCCCCGGTCACCACCAGCTCCTCCATCTCCACCACCTCGATTCCGAGCGAGGCGCGCACGTCGGCCATCTTGCCGGCCACCACGACGATGCCGCTGAGCACCTGGCGCTCGTACCCTTCCTTCGTAAAGGCGAGCGAATAGCTGCCGGCGGGAAGGCGCGAGAAGAGGAAGGTGCCGTCCTCCCCGGTGCGGGTCTCCAGGACGCTCCCGAGGATCACGACCCGGACGCCCGCCAGCGGGGCCTCCACCTCGCGGTCGAGGACGGTTCCGCGAATGGCGCCGCCGGCCGCTTCCTGCGCCAGGGCCGGGACGCAGGGCAGCCACGTCAGGGCGAGCACCAGCAGCGCCGCCAGGCACCGAAGCGGCCCGCTTCGCGGCGTCGAGGAACGTTCAGGATGGATGGATCGGAGTGAGGCGGCCGCGATCCAGCGTGTCGAGATGAAGGGCAATCCGGTCTTCTCCGGGGAAGCGCAGGCTGCCGCAGCCCCTTCCGCGTGCGGAAAGGAAACCCTCGAAACTGTGCCGTGGTCTTCGCCTCGCTAGGACGCGGTCGCCCGTCACTGCGGCCGCGGAGGCTTCACCAGGGGTCTTTCAAACCGCTCAACAGGGCGTCGAGACGGGCCTTCACCGCTCCCGAAGGATCCACGCCGTCCCGCCCGAGAAAGCGACAGATGTCGACCACCGCCAGGGCGCGCGGCCGGGCGTTCTTCAGCGATTCCGCCGCGGACAGTGACTGCCCGTACAGCTGCTCCGCCCTG comes from Candidatus Polarisedimenticolia bacterium and encodes:
- a CDS encoding carboxypeptidase regulatory-like domain-containing protein, whose protein sequence is MPFISTRWIAAASLRSIHPERSSTPRSGPLRCLAALLVLALTWLPCVPALAQEAAGGAIRGTVLDREVEAPLAGVRVVILGSVLETRTGEDGTFLFSRLPAGSYSLAFTKEGYERQVLSGIVVVAGKMADVRASLGIEVVEMEELVVTGGDLALGEEGGLLDIRAEAVAFQDAISADLISKAGASDVAGALKLVVGASITEGKYATVRGLSDRYTGTTLNGVRVPSADPRRRAVQVDLFPTGTLENLSVTKTFTPDLQGEFTGGGVDI